The following is a genomic window from Candidatus Neptunochlamydia vexilliferae.
GAACCCTAGATTCATCTCACTGTAGAGATGGTCTCTTCTCTTTGAGAGACAACTTGTTGTGACAGCTTCTTGTCACAATGCGAAAAGGTGAACAAGGCCAAAATATAGACCTGAGGTTCGGGTTTATTTCACTCAGCCTCAGGGGATTTTAGCTTTCTTTTCTCCTTTTTGATCTCGGAAAGGGCCATTTAGACCCTTACCTTCGATCCAAAAGAAGAAAATTTAAGCAAAACTCCCTCTGGAGCCGAGTAAAATAAATCCGAAACTACTGATACGGAGGAGCTTTGTTTCTAAAAAACCTTAGGAGTTCTCGAGGTTTTCGATCCGCTTCTTAAGACTAGCGAGCTCTTTGACGAAAGATCCGATCTTTCGGAGAAGTACCTGCCGCTTGTTAAACTCTGCCATGGGTGAGACCGGGCTTCCCCCATAAATGCCAGGCTGGGTGATCGATTTGCTCACGCCACCACGTGTTGCCACCTTGACGTTGCTCGAGATGGAGACATGCCCCACCACGCCGGCCTGCCCACCCAGGAAGACATTGTTACCTAGCTTTGCTGAGCCAGCAATTCCTGTTTGGGAGACAATGATATTGTTTTCCCCAAGCTCTACATTGTGGGCAATTTGGACCAGGTTATCGAGTTTTGTTCCCTTTCTGATGAGGGTGGTTTTGAAACGGGCACGGTCGATAGTGGTGTTGGCGCCGATCTCGACATCATCTTCGAGGATGACGTTTCCGATCTGCTCGAGCTTTGTATGCCTTCCCGTTTTAGGGTCGGTGGTGTAGCCATAGCCACAAGAGCCGATGACTGCTCCAGATTGAAGGATCACCCGGTTGCCGAGTTGGCACCTTTCCCGCACCGTTGAGTTAGGATAAAGGGTACAGTTTTCACCCACCTTCGCAGAGACACCCACATAGACATGGGGATAGATCTCTGTTCCGTCTCCTACCTTTGCATGGGCATCGATGACAGCGCAGGGGCCGATGGTGACATCTTTTCCAATGGTCGCCGTTTCATGCACAACTGCTGAGGGATGGACCCCTTTAAAGCCCGACGCTTGTCCCGTTGAGGCAAGAATTTTTTCAGCAATCAGTTGGAAAGTTCGGGAAGGGTTGTCAGAAACAAGGAAGTTTTTCCCTTCCACAAGGGTGGTTTTCCGGTCGATGCAGATGACCCCAGCTTTGGATTGTTTCATCGCTTCGTTGTACTTGGGATTGGATAAGAAAGAGGCATCTTGCTCAGATGCCGACTCTAAATTATCTACGCTGGAAATCTGAAGGTTAGGGTCTCCAACCAGCTCTGTTTCTGTGAGCTTGGAAAGATCAGCAAGTGAGAATTGCTTGGTCATGACGTTTCCTATGGGCTGGTTTGCGTTGCAGGGGGAGTTGATTTTGCTTGCTTCTCGAAGGT
Proteins encoded in this region:
- the lpxD gene encoding UDP-3-O-(3-hydroxymyristoyl)glucosamine N-acyltransferase, yielding MTKQFSLADLSKLTETELVGDPNLQISSVDNLESASEQDASFLSNPKYNEAMKQSKAGVICIDRKTTLVEGKNFLVSDNPSRTFQLIAEKILASTGQASGFKGVHPSAVVHETATIGKDVTIGPCAVIDAHAKVGDGTEIYPHVYVGVSAKVGENCTLYPNSTVRERCQLGNRVILQSGAVIGSCGYGYTTDPKTGRHTKLEQIGNVILEDDVEIGANTTIDRARFKTTLIRKGTKLDNLVQIAHNVELGENNIIVSQTGIAGSAKLGNNVFLGGQAGVVGHVSISSNVKVATRGGVSKSITQPGIYGGSPVSPMAEFNKRQVLLRKIGSFVKELASLKKRIENLENS